In the Opitutia bacterium genome, one interval contains:
- a CDS encoding sugar phosphate isomerase/epimerase: MNAAPLPDFSRLCIHTITTKPWPIETAAAKFSAAGVKGITVWRDTLAGRDIAATGKMLRDHDLSIVSLCRGGFFPALTAADRAKALDENRRAIAEAHALGAPLIVLVCGATPGQSLVESRKQITDGIAALLPECQAAGVKLAIEPLHPMYAGDRSAVNTLGQANDMVEQLRSPYVGVAVDVYHLWWDPALEREIARCGKLGALFAYHVCDWRTPTVDMLNDRGLMGEGCIPLRQIRAWVEATGYRGFNEVEVFSTRLWATDQDDYLKKIVQAHRDHV; encoded by the coding sequence ATGAACGCCGCTCCGCTTCCCGATTTCTCCCGTCTCTGCATCCACACGATCACCACCAAACCGTGGCCGATCGAGACCGCCGCCGCGAAGTTCTCCGCCGCTGGCGTGAAAGGCATCACGGTCTGGCGCGACACGCTCGCCGGACGCGACATCGCTGCCACCGGAAAAATGCTGCGCGATCACGATCTCAGCATCGTCTCGCTCTGCCGCGGTGGCTTTTTCCCCGCACTCACCGCCGCCGACCGCGCCAAGGCCCTCGACGAAAACCGCCGCGCCATCGCCGAGGCGCACGCGCTCGGCGCGCCGCTCATCGTGCTCGTCTGCGGCGCCACGCCCGGCCAATCGCTCGTCGAGTCGCGCAAGCAAATCACCGACGGCATCGCCGCGCTCCTGCCCGAGTGTCAGGCCGCCGGCGTGAAGCTTGCCATCGAGCCGCTGCACCCGATGTATGCCGGCGACCGTTCCGCCGTGAACACGCTCGGCCAGGCCAACGACATGGTGGAGCAACTCCGCTCGCCCTACGTCGGCGTCGCGGTCGACGTTTACCATCTCTGGTGGGACCCGGCGCTCGAGCGCGAGATAGCCCGCTGCGGCAAACTCGGCGCGCTCTTCGCGTATCACGTCTGCGATTGGCGCACGCCGACCGTGGACATGCTCAACGACCGCGGCCTCATGGGCGAAGGCTGCATCCCGCTCCGCCAAATCCGCGCGTGGGTCGAGGCGACCGGCTACCGCGGCTTCAACGAAGTCGAAGTCTTCTCCACGCGCCTCTGGGCCACCGATCAGGACGACTACCTCAAGAAAATCGTCCAAGCCCACCGCGACCACGTCTGA
- a CDS encoding glycosyl hydrolase: protein MQIDSTLQPAALASALTRFWQLSGAKIDSIFRSYDPAKGSPVFTVAGKYTARGWTEWTEGFNYGSGFLQFDATGEKHFADAAQKLTVERMASHVSHVGVHDHGFNNLSTFGNWLRLQHEGKLPASHIDFCELALKTSGAVQAARWSTIHGGGGYIYSFNGPHSLFVDTIRSVRILMVAHRLGHRLMGENDAAHSLLDRGLQHIDATAKFSIYYGEGRDSYDVPAERGRTTHEAVFNRNDGRFRCPNSQQGFSGFTTWTRGLAWAMVGFAEELEFLKTLSDAELAPLGGRAKWEAVLLKGARATCDWFIANTASDGIPYWDGGAPHLHRLGDWRSRPAEPFNDFEPVDSSAAAIGAQGLLRLGRYLGETGDGKTYWQAGLTTMRTLLSDAYLATAPDHQGLLVHTVYHRPNGWDYIPPGKKVPCGEACQWGDYHLREAALYLQRVIEAKPYYTFFGCLK, encoded by the coding sequence CCTCGGCGCTGACGCGCTTCTGGCAACTCTCCGGCGCGAAGATCGATTCCATTTTCCGCAGCTACGATCCCGCGAAGGGCTCACCCGTCTTCACGGTCGCTGGCAAATACACCGCGCGCGGCTGGACCGAGTGGACCGAGGGTTTCAACTACGGCTCCGGCTTCCTTCAGTTCGATGCGACCGGCGAAAAACACTTCGCCGACGCCGCGCAGAAACTCACCGTCGAGCGCATGGCCTCGCACGTCTCGCACGTCGGCGTGCACGACCACGGCTTCAACAATCTCTCGACTTTCGGCAACTGGCTGCGCCTCCAACACGAGGGCAAGCTCCCTGCCTCGCACATCGATTTCTGCGAGCTCGCGCTGAAAACCTCCGGCGCCGTCCAAGCCGCGCGCTGGTCCACGATCCACGGCGGCGGCGGTTACATCTACTCGTTCAACGGCCCGCACTCGCTCTTCGTCGATACGATCCGCTCCGTCCGCATCCTCATGGTCGCGCATCGCCTCGGTCACCGCCTCATGGGCGAAAACGACGCCGCGCACTCGCTGCTCGACCGCGGCCTGCAGCACATCGACGCCACCGCGAAGTTCTCCATCTACTACGGCGAAGGACGCGACAGCTACGACGTCCCGGCCGAGCGCGGCCGCACGACGCACGAAGCTGTCTTCAACCGCAACGACGGCCGCTTCCGCTGCCCGAATTCGCAGCAAGGTTTCTCCGGTTTCACGACGTGGACGCGCGGTCTCGCGTGGGCGATGGTGGGTTTCGCCGAAGAGCTCGAATTCCTGAAAACGCTCAGCGACGCCGAACTCGCGCCGCTCGGCGGCCGCGCGAAATGGGAAGCGGTCCTCCTCAAAGGCGCGCGCGCGACCTGCGACTGGTTCATCGCCAACACCGCCAGCGACGGCATCCCGTATTGGGATGGCGGCGCGCCGCACCTGCACCGCCTCGGCGACTGGCGTTCGCGCCCGGCCGAGCCGTTCAATGACTTCGAGCCCGTCGACTCCTCCGCCGCCGCGATCGGCGCGCAAGGCCTGCTCCGCCTCGGTCGCTACCTCGGCGAAACCGGCGACGGCAAAACCTACTGGCAGGCCGGTCTCACGACGATGCGCACGCTCCTCAGCGACGCCTATCTCGCCACCGCGCCCGACCACCAAGGTCTGCTCGTCCACACCGTCTATCACCGCCCGAACGGCTGGGACTACATCCCGCCGGGCAAGAAGGTGCCGTGCGGCGAAGCCTGCCAGTGGGGCGACTACCACCTCCGCGAAGCTGCTCTCTACCTCCAGCGCGTGATCGAAGCGAAGCCCTACTACACCTTCTTCGGCTGCCTGAAGTGA